The nucleotide sequence GGCGAGGCCGCCGTCAAGCTGTTCGTCAGCCATGGCGCTCGTGTCATCGTCGCCGACGTCCAAGACGAGAAGGGGGAGGCGCTCTGCGCCAGCCTGGGCGTCGCCGCTTCGTACGTCCACTGCGACGTCCGGCTCGAGGCCGACGTGAAGCGCGCCGTCGACACCGCCATCTCGCTCCACGGCAGGCTGGACGTCATGTTCAACAACGCCGGCATCAGCGACCCCGCCGGCAGCAGCATCCTCGGCGAGGGCGACCTGACCGCGGCGTTCGAGCGGGTGATGGGCGTCAACGTGCTGGGCGCGCTGCTGGGCACGAAGCACGCGGCGCGGGCCATGACGGCGACGCCCGGGGGCGGCGGGAGCATCATAACGACGGCCAGCGTGGCGTCGGTGATGGGCGGGCTGGCGCCGCCGGTGTACACGTGCTCGAAGCACGCGCTGCTGGGGCTGACGCGGGCCGCTGCGACGGAGCTGGGGAAGCACGGGGTGCGAGTCAACTGCGTGTCGCCGGCGCTGGTGGCCACGCCGCAGGCGGTGTCGCACACGCAGGCGAGCCTGGAGGAGCTGGAGGCGATGGGGGAGGCGATCTCCACCCTCAAGGGCGTCAAGCTGAAGGCGGAGGACATCGCGGAGGCGGCGCTCTTCTTAGCCAGCGACGAGTCCAGATTCGTCAGCGGACACAACCTCATGGTCGACGGCGCCAGCACCGCTACCAAAATATTCTAATCGAATCCAATTAGATACGACCGTTATATCATTTGAATAATATATAACTGCGCGCACGCTCATAGcagttataatttaaaatactAATCTCTGTTTCATTGCCGTCAAAACTGCTGCCATTGttgtagtagttttttttttttttgcttaaaataATAATGCGTGTGACTTTCATCTCAGGTCAACGTTGAATAAAAAGTCAATTTTTTCGTGTCCGTACGGGTGCAGTTGTTATATGTCTCTTTCTGTTCGACGGATTAATAATTGatcaattttttaaatgattaaatCTTTTTCCGTTATTTGCTTCGGTGGATCGATCGACTTGAGAAAAGACTAAAGAATCCCGTCTGAAGTCAAGGTTTGGAAAGTCACGCGAGGAAGAGTCTCGGAAAAAATTCAAGTTTTGGTGTTCATGACCAACCAGATATGCAAGCCAAATTAAACAAGCTCCACAAACACGAATAATTCTAGCCCACAGGCCCAGGACTAAGATGAATATGTTACCATATAGTAGAATTATCAATTAAGTAAGATAAAATCAGCATGGTGAGttatttagttttttaatttaCCTCTCTATAAATGGATGCATGGCCGTGTTCAGATGCCCCATAGCTGAGTTGATATATTgtggtaaaaaaataaatatgtttgtCCCAGTACTCCTGTCAACCCATCCCAAGttaacacggagaaggtaaatcacggatgactactagtctttggaatagtgactaatacataagggaggtatttacctcgactttatcgagattcgaacccaatTAACCGAGTTGATATATGAGAGTAGACATAGACTCTTTGATGGAATAAAGTTTTAGAAGAATAAATTGTTAAAAATGTAAATATAAATCTAGAGGTGGATGGAGAATATTTCATTGCACAAGAATTTTAATCTTGTATTGGTAATTCTATGAcattatgattggtttatattaTTTCACTTGCATTATAATTGTGAATAAATACATGAGAAGAGATTTATTCTCACATATAAATACACAATTAGTGTAAAATTCAGGATCCGAATTACACAGAACTAAGATTGACTTGTGTTCAGTAAATCTACACAACATCTTCTTTTCCCTACTTGAGAGCAATTGGGGATGCTTCTCGCTCAGGCCATTCAACTGATAAGCCCCCTCTTAGAAAAGTCATTCGAttactatgatttttttttttcatcttgttATAGGGCGGGCACTTGGAATGAGCAAGTCACATTTTGTCACAAATAATAATCATCGTGCCCCAAGCAATTATGTAATGACAGGGCACCCATGTAGTCTCTCAAACACATACTTACATTTGATTTCCAATTAGGATAGCTGCTTGTTATAAATACTTCCGGATTTAGACCGATGGTGGATGAAAATTTTTTGTGGAACTGAATTGGTTATCTCTAGAATTGATCGGGCTAAAGGACTATGGCGCCTATGTTTGATTCCTAATTATGGCACACTACAGTATATTTTTCTCTAATGAGGTGATAAATATGAGATATTGGATGGATGCTATTATAAATACTTCCAGATTTAATGAAATCGTATTGATTATCTCTATAATTAATCAGGCTAAAGGGCTGATG is from Zingiber officinale cultivar Zhangliang chromosome 7B, Zo_v1.1, whole genome shotgun sequence and encodes:
- the LOC122003453 gene encoding sex determination protein tasselseed-2-like, yielding MENKRLEGKVAVITGGASGIGEAAVKLFVSHGARVIVADVQDEKGEALCASLGVAASYVHCDVRLEADVKRAVDTAISLHGRLDVMFNNAGISDPAGSSILGEGDLTAAFERVMGVNVLGALLGTKHAARAMTATPGGGGSIITTASVASVMGGLAPPVYTCSKHALLGLTRAAATELGKHGVRVNCVSPALVATPQAVSHTQASLEELEAMGEAISTLKGVKLKAEDIAEAALFLASDESRFVSGHNLMVDGASTATKIF